The following are encoded in a window of Desulfobaccales bacterium genomic DNA:
- a CDS encoding ABC transporter substrate-binding protein: MLSFFLTALLLAASPAATVPPPSDPAAVTVTDFRGRTLTFPKPVSRIVCLIESALSGLYMLGAEDRVVGISANVYQEPVFSYYARLDDRIAARTLPAPGNWDFISVERILALKPEVIILWAQQTEAIAALESRGIPVFGVFLATLADVEREIRELARLTGTETRAAELLSWSREELAGISSRLAGLTPEERPRVNFMWAQSILETSGGTSTVQDLIELAGGRNLFAHLPQEHLRVKQEQLLAADPEVIIM; this comes from the coding sequence GTGCTCAGCTTTTTTCTCACCGCCCTGCTGCTGGCCGCCTCCCCGGCGGCCACGGTTCCGCCCCCATCTGACCCCGCGGCGGTGACCGTCACCGACTTCCGGGGGCGCACCCTCACTTTTCCGAAGCCGGTAAGCCGCATCGTTTGCCTCATCGAGAGCGCCTTGAGCGGCCTCTATATGCTGGGCGCCGAAGACCGGGTGGTGGGGATTTCCGCCAATGTCTATCAGGAGCCGGTCTTCTCCTACTATGCCCGGCTGGACGACCGCATCGCCGCCCGGACGCTGCCGGCCCCGGGGAACTGGGATTTTATCAGCGTGGAGCGGATCCTGGCCCTGAAACCCGAAGTGATCATCCTTTGGGCCCAGCAGACGGAGGCCATTGCCGCCCTGGAGAGCCGGGGGATTCCCGTCTTTGGGGTCTTTTTGGCCACCTTGGCGGACGTGGAACGGGAGATACGGGAGCTGGCACGCCTCACCGGCACCGAGACCCGGGCCGCAGAACTGCTTTCCTGGAGCCGGGAGGAACTGGCTGGGATCTCCAGCCGCCTGGCGGGCCTCACGCCCGAGGAGCGGCCCCGGGTCAATTTCATGTGGGCCCAAAGTATCTTGGAGACCTCCGGGGGCACGAGCACCGTCCAGGACCTCATCGAGCTGGCGGGGGGCCGCAATCTTTTCGCCCACCTGCCCCAAGAGCACTTGCGGGTTAAGCAGGAGCAGCTTCTGGCGGCCGACCCCGAGGTCATCATTATGTAG
- a CDS encoding ABC transporter ATP-binding protein, whose amino-acid sequence MTAVTVTSLSFAYCERPVLKELSFELPSGSLTAILGRNGSGKSTLLRCLAGLLPTPPGTVDVAGRDLARLSCRERARWIGYLPQFHQPAFDFAVEEVVLTGRAAWVGLSPTEEDRRRALEALSLLGISHLAGRPYTELSGGERQLVLLARILAQDPGVILLDEPLSHLDLCHQVKPLILLRELSRQGRTIVAVLHDPTLALQHFQRQLYLREGRLLLPPGGPEAGFLSHIYETPVEVLRSAAGPVVVPRVFHPEERP is encoded by the coding sequence GTGACTGCCGTCACCGTAACCTCCTTGAGCTTTGCCTATTGTGAGCGTCCGGTTCTGAAGGAGCTCTCCTTTGAGCTCCCGTCAGGCTCCCTCACCGCCATCCTCGGGCGCAACGGCAGCGGCAAATCCACCCTGCTCCGCTGCCTGGCGGGGCTGCTGCCCACCCCACCCGGCACGGTGGATGTGGCCGGGCGGGATCTGGCCCGTCTGTCCTGCCGGGAGCGGGCCCGATGGATCGGCTATCTGCCACAGTTTCACCAGCCGGCCTTTGATTTTGCCGTGGAGGAGGTGGTGCTCACAGGCCGGGCCGCCTGGGTGGGGCTGAGCCCCACAGAAGAGGACCGCCGTCGGGCTTTGGAGGCTCTGAGCCTCCTGGGCATCAGCCACCTGGCCGGGCGGCCCTACACCGAGCTTTCCGGCGGCGAGCGCCAGCTGGTGCTCCTGGCCCGCATCCTGGCCCAGGACCCGGGGGTCATCCTGCTGGATGAACCCCTGTCCCACCTGGACCTATGCCACCAGGTCAAGCCCCTTATCCTTCTCCGGGAATTGAGCCGCCAGGGTCGCACCATTGTGGCCGTGCTCCATGACCCCACCCTGGCCCTCCAGCATTTCCAGCGCCAGCTCTATCTCCGGGAGGGCCGGCTGCTTTTGCCTCCCGGAGGGCCGGAGGCCGGTTTTCTCTCCCACATTTACGAGACGCCGGTGGAGGTGCTGAGGAGCGCCGCCGGACCGGTGGTGGTGCCCCGGGTCTTTCACCCGGAAGAGAGGCCTTGA
- a CDS encoding iron ABC transporter permease, translating to MAPGVLGQSAGAAASAALALALPLLPVHLTAFAGGAAAVGLTYGIAYARQGVSITALILGGVIVNGIFTALLTIIQFLADPFRLQTIVQWTMGNLHTATWDKVFSGAPLILLGSALLLVGRWRLNVLPLGEEEARAVGVHPERTKLLIHIPATLVATSAVAVAGIIAMVGLTLPHVDRLLVGADNRRLLLLTASLGAIFLVLVDNCSRTLAAFELPVGIFTLLLGGPVFIILLRRRLMRATL from the coding sequence GTGGCCCCGGGGGTCCTGGGGCAGAGCGCCGGCGCCGCTGCCAGCGCCGCCCTGGCCCTGGCCCTGCCCCTGCTGCCGGTGCACCTCACCGCCTTTGCCGGGGGCGCGGCGGCGGTGGGCCTCACCTACGGCATCGCCTATGCCCGCCAGGGGGTCTCCATTACCGCCCTCATTTTGGGCGGGGTCATCGTGAACGGCATCTTCACGGCGCTCCTCACCATCATCCAGTTTCTGGCCGACCCGTTCCGCCTGCAGACCATTGTCCAGTGGACCATGGGCAACCTGCACACCGCCACCTGGGACAAGGTCTTCTCTGGCGCACCTCTCATCCTCTTGGGGAGCGCCCTCCTGCTGGTGGGACGCTGGCGCCTCAACGTCCTGCCGCTGGGGGAGGAGGAGGCCCGGGCCGTGGGGGTCCATCCGGAGCGCACCAAGCTTCTCATCCACATCCCTGCCACTTTGGTGGCCACCTCCGCGGTGGCGGTGGCAGGCATCATTGCCATGGTGGGCCTGACCTTGCCCCATGTGGACCGGCTGCTGGTGGGGGCCGACAACCGCCGCCTCCTGCTCTTGACCGCCTCCCTGGGGGCCATCTTTCTGGTGCTGGTGGACAACTGCTCCCGCACCCTGGCGGCCTTTGAGCTGCCGGTGGGCATCTTCACCCTCCTCCTGGGTGGCCCCGTATTCATTATCCTGCTGCGCCGCCGGCTGATGAGAGCGACCCTGTGA
- a CDS encoding biopolymer transporter ExbD has protein sequence MKGPTHGPITDINMTPFVDIVLVILIIFLITATVMLPRTFSIALPKATQAEKLESTPVIVSIDRDGRIAINGRRLEHDGEFEAVFKAQPQGKESLAVIAADKEVRHGRLIEVIDRLRALKVQRLGIEVEQH, from the coding sequence ATGAAAGGCCCCACCCACGGCCCCATCACCGACATCAACATGACGCCCTTTGTGGACATTGTGCTGGTCATCCTCATCATCTTCCTCATCACCGCCACCGTCATGCTGCCCCGCACCTTCTCCATCGCCCTCCCCAAAGCCACCCAGGCCGAGAAATTGGAGAGCACCCCGGTCATCGTAAGTATTGACCGGGACGGTCGGATCGCCATCAACGGCCGCCGCCTGGAGCATGACGGAGAGTTTGAGGCGGTCTTCAAGGCCCAGCCCCAGGGAAAGGAGTCCCTGGCAGTCATTGCGGCGGACAAGGAAGTGCGCCACGGCCGCCTCATCGAGGTCATTGACCGGCTGCGGGCCCTCAAAGTGCAGCGCCTGGGCATCGAGGTGGAGCAGCATTAA
- a CDS encoding MotA/TolQ/ExbB proton channel family protein, with protein sequence MAFFTESALMDNLTKTLLEITLGGSFWVLALLLVLSVASVAVMLERAWVFFRHRYDEPAFLEAVTPLLRQHRWPAALKICQGSPAYEPQVLAAGLKEVAGGRLAVQEVMEAERLRLGLILEKRLGFLGTLGANAPFIGLFGTVLGIIHAFKDLALTEGGGGPAVMAGIAEALVATAVGLLVAIPAVVMYNFYHRRLHIVLERSRVLSHLLLAHLEAGDGAEAQAIPRQAGGRL encoded by the coding sequence ATGGCCTTTTTTACGGAGTCTGCCCTGATGGACAATCTCACCAAAACCCTGCTGGAGATCACCCTGGGCGGCAGCTTCTGGGTCCTGGCCCTGCTTCTGGTGCTCAGTGTGGCCTCGGTGGCGGTGATGCTGGAGCGGGCCTGGGTCTTTTTCCGGCATCGCTATGATGAGCCGGCCTTCCTGGAGGCGGTGACCCCGCTGCTACGCCAGCACCGCTGGCCGGCAGCCCTGAAAATCTGCCAGGGTAGCCCTGCTTACGAACCTCAGGTGCTGGCCGCCGGTCTGAAGGAGGTGGCGGGGGGCCGGCTGGCAGTGCAGGAGGTCATGGAGGCGGAGCGCCTCCGGCTGGGGCTCATTTTGGAGAAGCGCCTGGGGTTTTTGGGCACTTTGGGGGCCAACGCGCCCTTCATCGGCCTCTTTGGCACGGTGCTGGGCATCATCCATGCCTTCAAGGACCTGGCCCTGACCGAAGGCGGCGGGGGGCCCGCAGTCATGGCCGGCATCGCCGAAGCCCTGGTGGCCACCGCAGTGGGCCTTTTGGTGGCCATCCCGGCGGTGGTCATGTACAACTTCTACCACCGCCGGCTGCATATCGTGCTGGAGCGCTCCCGGGTGCTGTCGCACCTCCTTCTGGCCCATCTGGAGGCAGGGGATGGGGCTGAGGCGCAGGCCATTCCCCGGCAGGCAGGAGGGCGGTTATGA
- a CDS encoding energy transducer TonB, which yields MAAPVLRPGGGETWRVWPAALAGSLALHVLLLAGIAWWRGTPPPKPRQVVPIEAILLTQLPPGPAGGGGTPAGPAPVQKEAPKPPTPPPPKPKVKLRPQPRPQAQPAPEPPPTLALPRPAAPPAPVAKAAPAPLPSGMAAPAGGSLASGSGGGSGGRGGGTGDGHGSGSGSGVGAGTGTGNPLAAYLHEVRRLLERHKDYPLLARQMHLEGVAVVQFTIAADGRLEGAGLKRSSGHELLDRAAQETVRRVGRFPPLPPALGRDRLALAIPISFRLLDR from the coding sequence ATGGCCGCGCCCGTGCTGCGACCGGGAGGGGGGGAGACCTGGCGGGTCTGGCCGGCAGCGCTGGCCGGCTCCCTGGCCCTGCATGTGCTCCTCTTGGCCGGGATTGCCTGGTGGCGGGGCACTCCGCCTCCCAAACCCCGGCAGGTGGTGCCCATTGAGGCCATCCTGCTGACGCAGTTGCCCCCGGGGCCGGCGGGGGGCGGCGGCACCCCGGCGGGCCCCGCGCCGGTCCAGAAAGAAGCACCGAAACCGCCCACCCCGCCCCCACCCAAACCCAAGGTGAAGCTCCGGCCGCAACCCCGACCACAGGCCCAACCGGCCCCCGAGCCGCCCCCCACCTTGGCCCTGCCCCGGCCCGCGGCTCCCCCGGCCCCGGTTGCCAAGGCCGCTCCCGCTCCACTCCCCTCGGGAATGGCGGCCCCTGCCGGGGGCTCCTTGGCTTCCGGCAGCGGCGGCGGCAGCGGCGGCCGCGGCGGGGGCACGGGCGACGGCCATGGGTCGGGCAGCGGCAGTGGGGTGGGGGCAGGAACCGGCACGGGGAACCCCCTGGCCGCCTACCTTCACGAGGTACGCCGGCTGCTGGAGCGCCACAAGGACTACCCCTTGCTTGCCCGGCAGATGCACCTGGAGGGCGTGGCGGTGGTGCAGTTCACCATCGCCGCCGACGGCCGCCTGGAGGGGGCCGGCCTGAAACGCTCCTCCGGGCATGAACTCCTGGACCGGGCGGCCCAGGAGACGGTGCGCCGGGTGGGCCGCTTTCCACCCCTTCCCCCTGCCCTGGGCCGGGACCGCCTGGCCCTGGCCATCCCCATCTCCTTCCGCCTCCTGGACCGCTGA
- a CDS encoding radical SAM protein encodes MFDPLALGRETARRVSKGRARRYYRFRPARFYGGIATADCLGCNLRCVFCWAWREVHHAPVWGRLYEPEAVAARLTAIAQARHYTQVRVSGNEPTLVMPHLLEVLACLPKDYTFILETNGIILGAEKAWARELAAFPQVFVRVSLKGCTPEEFSRLTGARPEAFELPLLALEHLLGAGVDCHAAVMLSFSPPEARAALRTRLAAIHPALADFEAEELILYPPVAARLARRGIKYLSALLPSGESAPPA; translated from the coding sequence ATGTTCGATCCCTTGGCGCTGGGGCGGGAGACCGCCCGGCGGGTGAGTAAAGGCCGGGCCCGGCGCTATTATCGTTTCCGGCCGGCCCGCTTCTATGGCGGTATTGCCACCGCCGACTGCCTGGGCTGTAACCTGCGCTGCGTCTTTTGCTGGGCCTGGCGGGAGGTGCACCACGCCCCGGTGTGGGGGCGCCTCTATGAACCGGAGGCAGTGGCCGCCCGCCTCACCGCCATCGCCCAGGCCCGGCATTACACCCAGGTGCGGGTGAGCGGCAACGAACCCACCCTGGTGATGCCGCACTTACTGGAGGTCCTGGCCTGTCTGCCCAAGGATTATACCTTCATCCTGGAGACCAACGGTATTATCCTGGGGGCGGAAAAAGCGTGGGCCAGAGAGCTGGCGGCCTTCCCCCAGGTGTTTGTCCGGGTGAGCTTGAAGGGCTGCACCCCGGAGGAGTTTTCCCGCCTCACCGGGGCGCGGCCCGAGGCCTTTGAGCTGCCGCTCCTGGCCCTGGAGCACCTGCTTGGCGCCGGAGTGGACTGCCACGCCGCGGTGATGCTGAGCTTCTCGCCCCCGGAAGCCCGGGCCGCCCTGAGGACGCGCCTGGCGGCCATCCACCCGGCCCTGGCGGACTTTGAGGCGGAGGAGCTCATCCTCTACCCGCCGGTGGCCGCCCGGCTGGCCCGCCGGGGGATCAAATACCTTTCCGCCTTGCTCCCCTCCGGTGAATCCGCGCCGCCGGCCTGA